The Microbacterium phyllosphaerae region CCTCGCTGAGCGGACTGGCTGCTGGCTCAGAAGCTCGATGCCAGCCGCGAGGCGGCCTCTTCGAGCACAGGCACCCGCTTGCACGCGGCGAAGCGCACGAGTCCCGCGTAGTCACCGCGTCGGCTCTCCGAGACGAAGGCCGTCAACGGGATCGCCACGACGCCGGCGCGCTCAGGCAGCTCGCGGCAGAACTGTGCCGCATCCGCCCCGCCGAGGGGCGAGGCATCGGCGACCGTGAAGTATCCGCCCTGGGGTGCGAACACGGTGAACCCCGCGGCGCGGAGGCCGGCCCCCAGGATCTCGTGCTTGGTCGCCAGCGTCGTCGCGGCTTCGGTGAAGAACTCGTCGCTCAGGCGAAGCCCCGCGGCGACGGCCGGCTGGAACGGTGAGCCGTTCACGTACGTGAGGTACTGCTTCACCGTGAGCACCGCCGTGATGAGTTCGGCGGGCCCATGCACCCAGCCGATCTTCCAGCCTGTGGTCGAGAACGTCTTGCCCGCTGACGAGATGGTCAGTGTGCGAGCGCCGGCACCCGGCAGAGTGGCGATCGGAGTGTGGGGTGCGTGGAAGGCGAGGTGCTCGTACACCTCATCCGTCACGATGATGGCGTCGTGCAGTTCCGCCAGGCGGACCACTTCGGCGAGGACGGCGCGATCGAACACGGCGCCGGTCGGGTTGTGCGGGTCGTTGACGAGGATGATCCGCGTGCGATCCGTGACGGCGGCGGCGAGCCGGTCGAGATCGGGTTGGAAGTCGGGCGCGCGCAGCGGAACGGTGCGCAGCCGAGCCCCGGCGAGCGCGACCGCTGCGGCGTAGGAGTCGTAGTAGGGCTCGAAGACGACGACCTCGTCGTCCGGGCCGTCGATCAGAGCGAGAAGCGTCGAGGTGAGCGCCTCGGTCGCACCGGCCGTCACGATGACCTCGCGCTCCGGGTCGACGTCGAGGCCGTAGAACCGGCGCTGATGCTCGCTGATCGCCGCGAGCAGATCGGGGATGCCGCGGCCGGGCGGGTACTGATTGGCGCCGCGAGCGATCGCGTCGCGTGCGGCTTCAAGCACCTCGGCAGGGCCGTCCTCATCAGGGAATCCCTGGCCGAGATTGATCGCTCCGGTTCGGGCCGCTGCAGCCGACATCTCTGCGAAGATGGTGGGCGCGACGGTTCCGTCGGATGCGAGCAGACCGGCTCCCGCTGCCGTGCGCCGCCAGGCGCCGGGGATGACACTCATGAAGAACAGGCTAAGGCCATAGCGGAAACTCAACTTCGCCATACGAAACGCACAGATACAGGGGCCACTCTGAGAGAGCGTCGTTGAAGGAGCACATCATGAACGAAGACAACAACCAGGACCACTCGGCACCCGCGTCGAACGACGCGGTGCCGTCCACCGAGGCAGCAGAGGTCGTCGACCGTTCGACGACGGATGCCGCCGCTGAGACCCCCGGCACGGCCGCCGGCCAGGGTCAGGGCCATGAGGTCCCCTCGACGTTCGCGTCGTCGCCCGTCGTCGCCCCGGCGGCGCCCCAGATTCCCACCCCCACGTTCGAAGCACCTGCGGCTCAGGGTTCGCCGGCCGCCCAGACGGTGCCGCAGCCCTACTTCGGTGCCCCGGGACAGCAGGTCCCCTCGCACCCGGGTGCTCCCACGGCCACGGCCACGGGGGCCGCGTTCGGCATCCACACCGCAGCCCAGACGGGTCAGCCCGTCGACGGCGCCACGAAGGTCAAGCAGCAGAAGCCTCGAGCCGGCGTGAAGTTCGCCGCGATCGTGGTCGCCG contains the following coding sequences:
- a CDS encoding aminotransferase class I/II-fold pyridoxal phosphate-dependent enzyme, with the protein product MSVIPGAWRRTAAGAGLLASDGTVAPTIFAEMSAAAARTGAINLGQGFPDEDGPAEVLEAARDAIARGANQYPPGRGIPDLLAAISEHQRRFYGLDVDPEREVIVTAGATEALTSTLLALIDGPDDEVVVFEPYYDSYAAAVALAGARLRTVPLRAPDFQPDLDRLAAAVTDRTRIILVNDPHNPTGAVFDRAVLAEVVRLAELHDAIIVTDEVYEHLAFHAPHTPIATLPGAGARTLTISSAGKTFSTTGWKIGWVHGPAELITAVLTVKQYLTYVNGSPFQPAVAAGLRLSDEFFTEAATTLATKHEILGAGLRAAGFTVFAPQGGYFTVADASPLGGADAAQFCRELPERAGVVAIPLTAFVSESRRGDYAGLVRFAACKRVPVLEEAASRLASSF